The genomic segment ATATCAAAAAACTTATTAATTCAAATAAACTTAATATTTTATTAGATGATGAAAGTTTGAAATATCTTTGCGAAATTAATAATGGTGATATTAGAAGCTTAATTAATAATTTAGAAATTCTCATTAATTTATATGCAGAAGAAAAAATAACCTTAGATTTAATAACTAGTATATTTGTTAATGCTAAAAATCCTTCTACTGCAGCTGGTGATGATTTTCATGATTTAAAATCAGCTTTTCACAAATCTATACGTGGAAGTGATGTGGATGCGTCATTGCATTACTTTTCAAGACTAATATCAATTGGAGATATAGAAACTTTGATGAGAAGAATGGTAGTTATGGCATATGAAGATATAGGGTTAGCAAATCCAAGTCTTCCACCACGTGTATACACTGCTTGTGAAGCTTTTAGAACTTTAGGCATGCCAGAAGGAATTATTCCGTTAGGATTAGTTGTTATAGAAATGGCTCTATCACAAAAATCTAATTCAGCAGTTAATGCAACTCATCAAGCATTTGAAGACGTTCAAAAAGGGATGGTATATGATATTCCTGATTATTTAAAAGATGCTCACTATAAATCTGCTATTAAATTAAATAGAGGTGTTGGGTATAAGTACCCTCACAATTATAAAAAGGCATACGTTGAACAACAGTATTTACCAAACAAAATAAAAAATATGAAATATTACATTGCTAAACAAGATGCAAATTATGAAAAAAGGGTTTGAGAAATATATAAAACATTTACAAACAAGACTGATTAAAAATTTATAAAAATAAAGAAGAAAAAAACTTTTTTATTTTTTTTTATTTTTTTCACACATTTATTTTTTATTATGATATTATTTTTAAGTGTCTCTCAGGAGATGCTAATGATCTTTGAAAACTAAATAGAACAACATTGTACAATCCTGTAAACAATTCAATTGAGTACAGATTAATATACAACATAAATATAATAGTCAGAATTAAACAATTTTAAAATGAGAGTTTGATCCTGGCTCAGGATAAACGCTGGCGGCATGCCTAATACATGCAAGTCGAACGGGAGTGCTTGCACTCCAGTGGCGAACGGGTGAGTAACACGTATCTAACCTACCTTTTAGTGGGGGATAACTTTTGGAAACGAAAGATAATACCGCATATTAATATCATTATCGCATGAGAAGATATTCAAAGATCCGTTTGGATCGCTAAAAGATGGGGATGCGGCGTATTAGTTAGTAGGCGGGGTAATGGCCCACCTAGACAATGATACGTAGCCGAACTGAGAGGTTGATCGGCCACATTGGGACTGAGATACGGCCCAGACTCCTACGGGAGGCAGCAGTAGGGAATTTTTCACAATGGACGAAAGTCTGATGAAGCAATGCCGCGTGAGTGATGACGGCCTTCGGGTTGTAAAGCTCTGTTGTAAGGGAAGAAAAAATTTGAGAGGAAATGCTCTTATCTTGACGGTACCTTACCAGAAAGCCACGGCTAACTATGTGCCAGCAGCCGCGGTAATACATAGGTGGCAAGCGTTATCCGGATTTATTGGGCGTATAGGGTGCGTAGGCGGTTTCGCAAGTTTGAGGTTAAAGCCCGGAGCTCAACTCCGGTTCGCCTTGAAAACTGTGGGACTAGAATATCAGAGAGGTAAACGGAATTCCATGTGTAGCGGTAAAATGCGTAGATATATGGAAGAACACCAGTGGCGAAAGCGGTTTACTGGCTGATTATTGACGCTGAGGCACGAAAGCGTGGGGAGCAAATAGGATTAGATACCCTAGTAGTCCACGCCGTAAACGTTGAGTACTAAGTATTGGGGATTACCTCAGTGCTGCAGCTAACGCATTAAGTACTCCGCCTGAGTAGTATGCTCGCAAGAGTGAAACTCAAAGGAATTGACGGGGACCCGCACAAGTGGTGGAGCATGTGGTTTAATTCGAAGCAACACGAAGAACCTTACCAGGGCTTGACATCCAGTGCAAAGCTACAGAGATGTAGTGGAGGTAAACATTGAGACAGGTGGTGCATGGTTGTCGTCAGTTCGTGCCGTGAGGTGTTGGGTTAAGTCCCGCAACGAACGCAACCCTTGTCGTTAGTTACTAACATTAAGTTGAGGACTCTAACGAGACTGCTAGTGTAAGCTAGAGGAAGGTGGGGATGACGTCAAATCATCATGCCCCTTATGTCCTGGGCTACACACGTGCTACAATGGCTGGTACAAAGAGTCGCAATCTCGCGAGGGGGAGCTAATCTCAAAAAACCAGTCTCAGTTCGGATTGAAGTCTGCAACTCGACTTCATGAAGCCGGAATCACTAGTAATCGCGGATCAGCTATGCCGCGGTGAATACGTTCTCGGGTCTTGTACACACCGCCCGTCAAACCACGAGAGTTGGTAATACCAGAAGTACGTAGCCTAACCGTAAGGAAGGCGCGTCCCAAGGTAGGACTAGCGATTGGGGTTAAGTCGTAACAAGGTATCCGTACGGGAACGTGCGGATGGATCACCTCCTTTCTATGGAGATATGACAAAAACAGATTGACTATTATATGTTCTATTTAGTTTTCAGAGATCATTAAAAATGAATCTCTGGAAAAGAGTATTGTTCTTTGAAAACTGAATATTAGATAAGCATTGTAAAAAGATTAAATAAATCAAATCAATTTTAACAAATTAATAAATTTTACTGAATCAATTATCAATTGCTTTAAGATTTTTTCTAAAAAAATAGTAAGGGCACATGGTGAATGCCTTGGAAAATGGAGCCGAAGAAGGACGTGATTACCTGCGAAAAGCATCGGGGAGCTGGAAGTAAGCTTTGATCCGGTGATATCCGAATGGGGAAACCCAATATGATTAATCTCATATTATCCATAAATGAATACATAGTTTATGAGAAGGGAACCTTGGGAACTGAAACATCTTAGTACCAAGAGGAAAAGAAAATAATAATGATTCCGTTAGTAGCGGCGAGCGAACGCGGAAAAGGCCAAACCAGTCTACGGGCTGGGGTTGTAGGACATCTTTTAGAGTTACAAAATCAATATATAGTAGAAGCTACTGGGAAGTAGTGGCATAGAGGGTGATACCCCCGTATACGAAATATATTGATCTCGTAGATGTATCCTGAGTACGACGAAACACGTGAAATTTTGTCGGAATCCGCCGAGACCACTCGGCAAGCCTAAATACTCCCATTTTACCGATAGTGAACCAGTACCGTGAGGGAAAGGTGAAAAGTACCCCGAGAGGGGAGTGAAATAGTTCCTGAAACCATGTGCTTACAAGAAGATAGAGCCCGTTAATGGGTGATATCGTGCTTTTTGTAGAAAGAGCCGGCGAGTTACTATATCGTGCGAGGTTAAGCAGAATCTGTGGAGCCGTAGTGAAAGCGAGCCTTAATAGGGCGTTTAGTACGATGTAGTAGACACGAAACCGGGTGATCTAGCCATGAGCAGGTTGAAGTTAGGGTAAAACCTAATGGAGGACCGAACCGACGTTCGTTGAAATGACCGCGGATGACTTGTGGCTAGCGGTGAAATTCCAATCGAACCCGGAGATAGCTAGTTCTCCCCGAAATATATTTAAGTATAGCGTCGAGGTTTACCGCAATGGAGGTAGAGCACTGAATATATGATGGCCCCACCTAGGGGTACTGAATAGAATTAAACTCCGAATGCCATTGTCGGATACTCGGCAGTCAGAACATGGGTGATAAGGTCCATGCTCGCGAGGGAAACAGCCCAGATCGTCAGCTAAGGTCCCTAAATTTAGGTTAAGTGTGTAAGGATGTGAAATTGCACAAACAGCTAGTATGTTGGCTTAGAAGCAGCCATCATTTAAAGAGTGCGTAACAGCTCACTAGTCGAGTGATTTTGCGCCGAAAATGTACCGGGGCTAAACCTAATACCGAAGCTACGGATTGTATTTTTAATACAGTGGTAG from the Entomoplasma ellychniae genome contains:
- a CDS encoding replication-associated recombination protein A, which translates into the protein MPTPLAYLLRPKTTKDIIGQTHLLAKDGLVERMIKNDFTSSLIFYGPSGTGKTSFAIALCNDLKIEFDTFNASFEKKEKLTSILNKALSSKRFVLIIDEIHRLNKDKQDILLSYMENGNIILYSTTTENPYFVINPALRSRANILELKRVDPFESFEYIKKLINSNKLNILLDDESLKYLCEINNGDIRSLINNLEILINLYAEEKITLDLITSIFVNAKNPSTAAGDDFHDLKSAFHKSIRGSDVDASLHYFSRLISIGDIETLMRRMVVMAYEDIGLANPSLPPRVYTACEAFRTLGMPEGIIPLGLVVIEMALSQKSNSAVNATHQAFEDVQKGMVYDIPDYLKDAHYKSAIKLNRGVGYKYPHNYKKAYVEQQYLPNKIKNMKYYIAKQDANYEKRVWEIYKTFTNKTD